Part of the Thermosipho affectus genome is shown below.
TCTTTCGTACATTTTCTCTAATTCGGTATTTTTAAAAATTAAAGTGGGATGTATTCTAAAAATGTTTACTCCCAGTTTAAGTAATTTCATCAAAGACAATATAGATTTTTCTTTTGAATCTTTCGGGAGTCCGATCATTAAATGTGCAGAGACCTTAAAATTTCTCTCCATTAAAAGGCGTATAGATCTTTCGTTGTCTTTGACAGTATGTCCCCTGTTTGAAGCATCTAAAACATCATTGAACATGCTTTGAATTCCAATTTCTATGGTTTTAACATTGTAGCGTTTTAAAATTCCAAGATTTTCCTCTGTTATTTCATCAGGTCGTGTAGATATTCTAATTGGAACATTTAAATATTTGACAAGTTCCAAAAACTCTAATTGTTTTTCTAAAGAAAGGCCAGTGAAAGTTCCACCGTAAAATGCTACTTCGTCAATTGAAAAATTTGAATACTTTTGAATTGTATTAAGTATTTCTTTTTTTGATGGCATTTTTTCTCCGGTCATAGAATATTGGTTGCAAAAAACACAACGTTTTTTGCAACCAGCATTTGGTAAAAAAATAGGAAGAATCATCTTAGTAATTCCTTAACCACCTTACTAACTAGTGCACCATCTGCTTTTCCTTTTAGCTTTGCCATTGTTTCTTTCATAATTTTTCCAAAGTTTTTTTCTTCAATGCTATTTATGATTTCTTGAACTATATTTTTTATTTCCTCTTCACTTAGCATTTTTGGCGCGTAAATTTTTAGAATTTCAAGTTCTTTTTCTTCTTCTTTTGCAAGGTCTTCCCTTCCCGCATTTTTGTATGCTTCAATTGATTCTTGCCTTTTTTTAATTTCCTTGAGAACTATCTTTCCAATTTCCTCATCGGTTGCCTCTTTTCTTTTTTCTACTTCAAAATTTTTTATTGCAGAATTTAAGAGTCTTATTACTCTTAATTTTATTTGATCTTTTTCTTTCATTGCAGTTTTTAAATCGTTTAGTAATTTTTCTTTAAGCATTTTCTCCCTCCTTAAATGTTGAAAATAAGTTTATTGCTGCGTTTGTGTTCGCATATTTATCATAACCCCCTTCTTGAATAAAAATAATGGGGATATCTAGTTTTTTTAAAAGCTTTCCCATTTTTTTGTAATCTTCATCTACTAAATTAAAGTATCCCATAGGATCTTTTAAGTGTGTATCAAAACCAAGTGAAACTATGAGTTTTAGTGGAGATATTTTTTCTATTATTTCAAGTGCTATTTCAAGCACAACTTTATATTCCTCCCAGGTTATCCCCTCATCTAGTGGAAAGTTAAAGTTTGTACCTTTTCCATTGTCTTTTCCTACTTCATCCCTATAACCTGAAATCCATGGGAAGAATTTTTCAGGGGTTCCATGAATTGAAATGTAGGTTATTTGTGGATCTTCGTAAAAAATTTCTTGTGTTCCATTTCCATGGTGGAAATCCACATCTAAAATACAAATTCTTTCTTGAAAGGTACTCTGTAAGTATTTTGCAGCTATTGCGGCGTTGTTAAAAAAACAGTATCCCCCTGCAAAATTACTTGTGGCATGGTGACCTGGTGGTCTTGTTAAAATGTAAACGTATTTTGAATCAAGGTTTACTCCAGTCATAACTGTATAGTATGCGTTAATTGCGGCATTATAGGTTTTTTTGGTTATAGGTGTGCCCGAATCTAGTATACGATCCTTTAAAAAAACTTCTGGCAAATATTCGTTTTTTGCATTTTTTGATAAATTTTCCACATGTTTTACATACCATTTTGGATGTATGTTGTATAAATAATTCAAAGGATATTCTTTTGGATTTACGCATTCAAAATTGTTTTTGACAAAAATTTCCACCCCTTCCAATCGAGAAGGGGCTTCTGGATTTTTTACTAATTTTCCATTGTCAATTTCAAGAGTTGGTATATAGTCTTTGTTTAACTGCGCAACGGCCTTCATTTTATTCCTCCAGCTGGGAAATCTTATTTATCCTTCTTTCGTGCCTCCCACCTTCAAAGTCTGAATTTAAAAACGCATTAACTATCCAAGAAGCCAATTCAAAACCTATAAGTCTACCGGGAAGTACAAGGATATTTGCGTTGTTATGTTGTCTTGCTAATTTTCCCATTTCGGGAATGGTACACAATGCTGCCCTAATACCTTTTATTTTATTTGCTGCAATTGACATTCCTATTCCTGTTCCGCAAATTAATATACCAAAATCAGCTTCCTTTTTTACAACGCATTTTCCAACTTCTTTTGCAAAATCTGGATAATCAACACTTTGTATACTATTTGTTCCCAAATCTATTACTTCAATGTCTTTTTCATTTAAAAAGTCTTTGATTTTTTCTTTAAGTTCAAATCCTGCATGATCACTTCCTATCGCTATTTTCAAGATACTCCCTCCTTAGCTTTTCAAAAATTTTAATGCTTCATTTACTGAATTTTTAATATTTAATGCTTTGTCGAGGTTAGTCATTCTAAAGAGATTTTTAACGTTATCACTTAATTTTACTAATACTAATTCTCCACCTTGCAATTTAAAAGATTTGTGTAAACTTACTAAAATCCCTAATCCAGAACTATCAATATAGTTCATTTGTGAAAGGTCCAAAATACAATTCTTATTTCCTTTGTTTAAAATATTTTCCATTGCAAATTTTTTCAAGTTATGTGCATTTGAAATATCTATTTCACCAGTAATTTTTAGAATGGAAATACCATCTTTTGTTTCAAGTTCAAACATCTATTTCACCTCCTATTCGTAGAATCTTATTATCCCCACCAATTTTCCAATTACTTTTACATTACTTGTGTCACAAGTAATGGGTTTCATATTTTTGTTTTCTGGGACAAGTTCCACTTTTTCTTTTTTGTGGTAAAACCTTTTTAAAGTAACTTTGTCGTTAAAAATTACAGCAGCAATTTGCCCATTTGGAATTCTGTATTGTTTTTTTAAAATAACATAATCACCATCCATTATGTGGGCATCGATCATGCTGTCTCCTTCAACTTTTAATGCAAAATAATTGCCAAATCCGGAAATCATCCTAATGGGGATTTCTATTTCTTCATCGATTATTTCAAACATTTCTATGCCTAAACCCGCAGAGATTTTTCCTTTTACTGGAATAGAAACACTTTCAGGTCTTTTTATCAAAGAGATTGAACGGGAATTTTTAGGATTTCTTGTTATATATCCTTTCTTTTCAAGTGCAATTACGTGAATATGTGCCCCCCTTGGAGTTAGTTTAAAGTGTTTGGCAATATCTCTAATAGAGGGAGAATATCCATTTTGTTGTATATATGAAGTTATAAAATCTAAAACTTTTTTTTGCTTTTCAGTAAGTTCTTTCATATGTCAAACACCACCTTTATTTTTAACATATTTTCAATTTTTTCAATTTTTAGGTTGTGATATGTTAAAGCTTTGAATCCATTGCCAGTTATACCATCAAATGGGCAAAATTTTACAGTGTAATCTGCGTATATTTCAACTGGAAAATATCCCAACTCGATAGAGGCAATCCAGTCGTTAACTATATCAAATATCGCATCTTCATTTTCTTTTAGTTTGTATTTGTAGTGCTTATAACTTTTGCAATTAATCTTTGGAGCATAATTTTCTTTAAAAATTTTTATTATATCTTTTAGTATTTCAAAAAAAGATTGCGCACTTATTTCGTATGCCACATCTGCTGTGTGGTCTATTTCTTTATACATTTTCATCTTCTCCCTTAATTATTGCAACGTCTGCTATTTCATCCCCGTTTGAAAGGTTTAGTAATTTTACACCTTTTGTTACCCTACTAAGAGGTCTTAGACTACTAATGTTAATTTTAATTGACATGCCATGTTTTGTGAAAATCATTATATCTTCACGTCCCATAACATAACTTACACTTACAATTTCTCCTGTTTTGGAAACATCCGATATATTCTTGATTCCCAGACCTGCCCTTTTTTGGATCCTGTATTGTGATATTTCAGTGAGTTTACCGTATCCATACCTTGTAACTGTTAAGATGTAGTTTTTTTCGTCAGATAGAAGAGTGGAACTAACTACTTCGTCGTCCTTAGAAAGTTTTATGCCAGTTACTCCCATAGCAGAGCGTCCCATTGTTCTTACTTCTGAAATGGAAAATCTTATACTCATTCCGTTTTTGGTTGCAATTAGTATTGTTTGTTCTTCACTTTCAATTTTTTGTACGGATACCAGGCTATCATCACCGTCGAAATTAATAGCTCTAAGTCCTCTTGCGTTTATATTTTCAAATTCTTTTAATGCTGTTCTTTTTACTTTTCCGTATTTTGTTACGAAGAACAATTCTCCAGAAAAGTCGTCTACTGATAACATTGTTAAGATTTTTTCATCTTTGTCAAGGTTTAAATATTTAGAAACTAATTTTCCTCTACTTGTTCTTGAATTTTCCTCAATTTGGTAATTATTTAAAAGGTAAACTTTTCCTTTTGAGGTGAAAAACAGTGTTTTACCGTGAAGATGAGTGTATATAACTTCCATTATTACATCATCATTCATCAGAGAGGAACCAGTTACTCCTTTCCCACCTCTTTTTTGAGTTCTAAATGTGGAGAGGTTCATCATTTTCAAGTAACCCTTTTTTGTTAATGAAATCACTACTTCTTTATCTGGAATTAATTCCAACTCATCGAATTTGATTTCTCTTTCTTCATGATCCAAAATTTTGCTTTTTCTTTTATCACCGTATTGTGTTTTTATATAGTATAGCTCTTCTATTATTTTTTCATACACTTTCTCATCATTTTCGATTAATTCTTTTTCTATCTTCATCTTTTCCACAAGTTCATTGTAATCCTTTATTAGTTTGGAAATTTCAAGTTTTGTAAGTCTACCTAATCTAAGATCTACAATAGCTTTTGCTTGAGTTTCTGTAAAATCAAACATTTCAATTAGTTCCCTTATAGCACTTTCTTGATCTTCACTATTTCTTATTACAGAGATTATTGTATCAATAGAACGTGAAGCTTTGATTAATCCTTCTAATATATGTGCTTTTTTAGAGTATTGTTTATAGAAAAACTGTGCTCTTCTTCTTACCACTTCAAAACGATGTTCTACGAATGCCCACATTAATTTTTTGAGGTTCATTAGGGCGGGTTTTTTTTCTTTGTCAATTACCAATAGTTGTGCATGGAAAGTGCTTTGTAATTGTGTGTGTTTGTAAAGATTATTTATAATTATATCTTCATTTACATTCTTTGGTATTTCAATTACAATTCTTAACCCTTCTTTATCCGATTCATCTCTAATATCTTTGATTTGCAAATTTGAATTTTCTGCATATTCAACTATCTTTTTTATTAGGTCTGATTTATTTACGTTAAATGGAATTTCAGTAACAACTATTTTTTTCTTTTTCTTTTCCTCTTCGACTTGTATTATACCTCTGATTGTGAAACTTCCCCTTCCTGTTGTATACATCTCACGGATTCCTGATTTCCCAATTATCTCTCCACCTGTTGGAAAATCTGGCCCAGGAATAAAATTAATTAACTCTTCTATAGAAATTTCCGGGTTTTTAATAAGTGCTACAAATCCATCCACAAGCTCTGATAGATTATGAGGAGGTATGTTTGTAGTCATTCCAACTGCAATACCAGTCGAACCATTGGCGAGTAGATTTGGAAATTTTGATGGTAAAACAACTGGTTCTTTCAAGCTACCATCAAAGTTGTCCATCATATCTACTGTGTCTTTATCTATGTCTTCTAGTAATTCTTCTGAAATTTTTGCAAGTCTTGCTTCCGTATACCTCATAGCTGCTGGTGGATCTTTGTCAATTGACCCAAAGTTCCCCTGTCCTTCCACAAGAATATATCTCATTGACCACTCTTGTGCTAATCTAACTAGCGTATCATATATTGCGGTATCACCGTGTGGGTGGTATTTACCTATTACTTCACCAACGATACGCGCAGATTTTTTGAATGGTTTGTTGTGGCTTAATCCAAGCTCGTGCATGCTGTACAAGATTCTTCTCTGTACAGGCTTTAATCCATCCCTAACATCTGGAATGGCTCTACCAATGATAACACTCATTGAATAACTAAGATAAGACTCTTTTAATTCTTCTTCGATGGATCTATTTATTTCCATTAAATTCCCTCCAGTTATGAAATTTTTGCACCAGGTTCAATATCTCTATCTACGGTTAATACTGTTAAATCGTTATTGATTTTTGCCGCAAGTAACATACCTTGTGATTCTATTCCCATTAATTTTGCGGGTTTTAAATTAAATACCACAATTATCTTTTTACCTATTAGTTCTTCTGGAGAATAATACTTTGATATACCTGCAACTATTTGCCTTTTTCCATGTTTTCCAAGATCCACAATTAATTTTAATAGTTTTTCCGATTTTTCGACCTTTTCTGCTTCAACAATTTGTGCAACTCTAAGTTCTATCTTTTTGAAATCATCTATTGTAATTAGATTATCTAATTTGACTTCTGTTTTTTCATCTTTTTTGATTGCAATTTTTTCAAATTTTTTCAGGTCAATTTTTTGAAATAGTGGTTTATCATGTATTACTTTATTTCCAGCAACAAGGGTATTCCACTTGTCAATAAATTTTTGAGGTTCAAAATCTTGCCCAAGTCTTTTAAACACTTTTCTTGACGAATCAGGCATAAATGGAAGTAACAAAGTTGCAATTTTTAAATATGCTTCAAGTGTATAGTACAAAACAGTTGCAAGCCTTTCTTTGTTTCCTTCTTTTGCAAGAATCCATGGTTTGTTTTCGTCAAAGTATTTGTTTACAAATCTAATATAATCCCAAATTGCTTCAAGTGCATTTGTCAATTTATATTGCTCCATGCAACTTAAGTATTTTTCTTTTGTTTTAAAGTATTCATTTGCTAGTGATTTATCTGACTCATTTGGTGTTTGAGGGACTGGAATTTTTGAATCGAAATTTTTGGTTACCATCGCAAGTGTTCTATGGAGCAAATTTCCGTAATCATTTGCAAGGTCTGAATTTAATCTTTGTACAAGGTTTTCTTCAGAAAAGTCCCCATCTTTTCCAAAGACAATATCCCTTGAAAGGTAATATCTTATAACATCATTTCCATATTTTTTTACAAATTCCCTTGGATCAATAGCATTCCCAAGTGATTTGCTGATCTTTTGTCCATTTACCGTAAGCCATCCGTGTGCAAAGATCTTTTTAGGTAATGGAAGCCCTACAGACATTAACATTGCAGGCCAAATTAAACTATGGAATCTATTTATTTCTTTTCCTATTAAGTGTAAATCTGCTGGCCACCATTTTTTAAACGTTTCTTCATCATTTCCGTAACCAATTGCGGAAATATAATTTATTAGTGCGTCAACCCATACGTATATAACATGTTTTGGATCATTTGGCATTCTTATACCCCAATCAAAGGTAGTCCTTGTTATTGATAAATCTTTTAAACCGCTTTCTAATATTTTCAACATTTCATTTTTTCTAAATTCTGGTTCAACAAAATCTGGATTTTCTTTAAAATGTTTTAACAGAGGTTCTGTGTATTTGGAAAGCCTGAAAAAGTAATTTTCTTCCTCAACAAAATTTAGTTCTCTATTACATGTGGGACATATGTGTTTCCCGTTTTCTATTTTTATTTCGTCTTCATTCCAATATGTTTCACAAGGAATGCAATACCAACCTTTGTATGTTCCTTTATATATATCACCATTTTCCAGCATTTTTGAAACAAAAAATTGTACAGTTTCCATGTGTTTTTTATCCGTTGTTCTGATGAAATAATCGTTGGTTATATTTAAATCTTTCCATAATTGTCTAAATTTTTCAGAAAGTTTATCACAAAGTTGTTGAGGTTCTGTTCCTTTTTTCTTTGCAGCTTGTAATATTTTTTGTCCATGTTCATCGGTACCAGTAAGGTAAAATACCTCATATCCCATTAGTCTCTTATATCTTGCAATTATGTCTCCTATGATAGTTGTGTATGCACTTCCAATGTGTGGTTCTGAATTAACATAATATATAGGGGTTGTTAGATAAAATTTTTTCACTTTTACACCTCCACAAACGGTTTATTTTCTTTGTAAAATTATACCATATAAATGAAATTTACAAGATTATGAAACAAATGTATATCATTAATTTTTGGTTAATTAGATAGGCGGATATGTAAAAACAATATTACAACAAAAAATTAATGTTAAATCTTGATTTTTAATATTAAAATATGGTAAAATAATGTTACCATATTCCAAGGGAGGGGATTATATGAAGAAATTGCTGGTTATTTTGGGGTTGTTGCTTGTTGCTTTTTCTTTCGCAAGTAGTGTTATAGTTGTGGGTACAACTGACAAGATAAGGACACTTGATCCGGCGAATTGTTATGATTATTTTTCCAGTAACATTTTGCAAAATGTTTTAGCGGGACCTGTTGATTATGAAGTTGGAACTGCAAATATTAAACCGTGGTTGTTTGAAAAATGGGATGTTTCATCCGATGGTTTAGTTTATACGTTTTATATAAGAAAAGATGCCTACTTTGAAGATGGTACACAGATCGATGCAAATATTTTCAAATTTTCTTTTGATCGCGTTATGAGGTTAAATGGTGATCCCGCATTTCTCTTATCAGATGTTGTAGAAAAGACGGAAGTGGTGGATAAATTTACATTTAAAGTACATCTTAAAAGTAAATTTTCAGCATTTGTTTCGATATTAGGGTATACAGTGGCATTTCCAGTAAATCCAAAAGTGACACCAGAGGATAGATTTTCAGATATTGCTCCTTCTGCATCTGGCCCATATAGAATTAGTGAATGGATAAGGGATGTAAGAATAGTTTTAGAGGAAAATCCAAAATATTTTGGTCCAAAGCCAAAGACTAAGAAGATAATTATCCAATTTTATGAAAATTCACAACAATTGAGACTTGCACTTGAAACGGGAGAAATTGATATTGCGTATAGACATCTTGATCCAAGGGATATTTTAGATTTACAAAATGTTTCCGGAATAAAGGTATATTTAGGCGCAAGTCCGCAAATTAGATATTTAGTGTTAAATGTTAAACAAAAACCGTTTGATAATCCTTTGGTAAGGCAAGCAGTAGCACTTTCTGTGGATAGGAGTGCCATTGTTAAGGATATTTTTGTAGATCTAGCAAAGCCATTGTATTCAATGATTCCAGCAGGTATGTGGAGTCACGAAGATGTATTTCCAAAACGCGATTTACAAGCAGCAAAGGAAATTTTGAAGATTGCAGGTTATAGTGAAAAGAATCCACTTGTTATAGATTTGTGGTATACACCTTCTCATTATGGAACTACAGAAGCAGACGTTGCACAAGTTTTAAAAAGTTCTTTGGAAGAAACAGGGATGATTAGAGTTAATATAAAGTATGCTGAATGGTCTACATATGTCGAATATTTCTTGAATGGAACAATGGGATTATTCTTATTAGGTTGGTATCCTGATTACCTTGATCCTGATGACTATTTATGGCCATTTTTAAGTGTTAGTGGTGCAAAATCTCTTGGTAGTTTCTATGAAAATCAAATAGTCGAAGATTTGATGGTTGCTGGTAGAGCAGCTACTAACCAAGAATCTCGTGAAATGATTTATAAACTTGTTCAGAATTATCATGCGGCAGAGATGCCATATATTCCTCTTTGGCAAGGTTCTGCAGATTGTGAAGCACATGATTACATTAAAGGAATTATATTAGAGCCTACCCAAATCTTTAGGTATTATCTCCTCGAAAGAAAGTAAATATCACCGCCCATCTTGGGCGGTTTTTTAAAAGGAGGGAGAATATAGTGTCCTTGAAAAGTTATATAATTACGCGTGTTATACTTGCGATTCCTATGATATTTATTTTATTGGTAATGATTTTTTTTATTTTGAGAATTATTCCAGGTGACCCTGTTTTGGCTATTTTAGGGGGAAAAGCTCCTTTGGAGGTTATAGAAGCTAAAAGACACGAATTAGGGTTGGATAAGCCTGTAATTGTCCAGTTTTTTGATTATATTGGAAATGTTTTTAGAGGAGATTTAGGGGTATCAACGCTTACAAATAGACCTGTTTGGGATGAAATTAAAGATAGATTTCCTGCAACGTTAGAATTAACAATATTTTCCTTTATAATCGCATTATTGATAGGGTTGTTTTATGGTGCGGAAGCTGCGTGGCGTAAGGATAAATCTTTAGATATTTCTGCAAGGGTATATTCTATATTACTTTATGCTATTCCCGTGTTTTGGCTTGGCTTAATGTTACAACTTTTATTTGGAGTTTATTTAAGATGGTTTCCTG
Proteins encoded:
- a CDS encoding elongator complex protein 3, producing MILPIFLPNAGCKKRCVFCNQYSMTGEKMPSKKEILNTIQKYSNFSIDEVAFYGGTFTGLSLEKQLEFLELVKYLNVPIRISTRPDEITEENLGILKRYNVKTIEIGIQSMFNDVLDASNRGHTVKDNERSIRLLMERNFKVSAHLMIGLPKDSKEKSILSLMKLLKLGVNIFRIHPTLIFKNTELEKMYERKLYTPLTLKEALDISSEMLLLIYSNNANVIRMGYFVPEHSRNQIVAGPYHPSFGDMVKAKAIYKIITRLNIKKVHFPKKYESWFFSYGNKQLNVEKIRDNILLFDDMDLARASFYAFRKGQFNG
- a CDS encoding GatB/YqeY domain-containing protein encodes the protein MLKEKLLNDLKTAMKEKDQIKLRVIRLLNSAIKNFEVEKRKEATDEEIGKIVLKEIKKRQESIEAYKNAGREDLAKEEEKELEILKIYAPKMLSEEEIKNIVQEIINSIEEKNFGKIMKETMAKLKGKADGALVSKVVKELLR
- a CDS encoding histone deacetylase family protein, producing MKAVAQLNKDYIPTLEIDNGKLVKNPEAPSRLEGVEIFVKNNFECVNPKEYPLNYLYNIHPKWYVKHVENLSKNAKNEYLPEVFLKDRILDSGTPITKKTYNAAINAYYTVMTGVNLDSKYVYILTRPPGHHATSNFAGGYCFFNNAAIAAKYLQSTFQERICILDVDFHHGNGTQEIFYEDPQITYISIHGTPEKFFPWISGYRDEVGKDNGKGTNFNFPLDEGITWEEYKVVLEIALEIIEKISPLKLIVSLGFDTHLKDPMGYFNLVDEDYKKMGKLLKKLDIPIIFIQEGGYDKYANTNAAINLFSTFKEGENA
- the rpiB gene encoding ribose 5-phosphate isomerase B, whose product is MKIAIGSDHAGFELKEKIKDFLNEKDIEVIDLGTNSIQSVDYPDFAKEVGKCVVKKEADFGILICGTGIGMSIAANKIKGIRAALCTIPEMGKLARQHNNANILVLPGRLIGFELASWIVNAFLNSDFEGGRHERRINKISQLEE
- a CDS encoding STAS domain-containing protein, which translates into the protein MFELETKDGISILKITGEIDISNAHNLKKFAMENILNKGNKNCILDLSQMNYIDSSGLGILVSLHKSFKLQGGELVLVKLSDNVKNLFRMTNLDKALNIKNSVNEALKFLKS
- the lexA gene encoding transcriptional repressor LexA; translation: MKELTEKQKKVLDFITSYIQQNGYSPSIRDIAKHFKLTPRGAHIHVIALEKKGYITRNPKNSRSISLIKRPESVSIPVKGKISAGLGIEMFEIIDEEIEIPIRMISGFGNYFALKVEGDSMIDAHIMDGDYVILKKQYRIPNGQIAAVIFNDKVTLKRFYHKKEKVELVPENKNMKPITCDTSNVKVIGKLVGIIRFYE
- a CDS encoding archease: MYKEIDHTADVAYEISAQSFFEILKDIIKIFKENYAPKINCKSYKHYKYKLKENEDAIFDIVNDWIASIELGYFPVEIYADYTVKFCPFDGITGNGFKALTYHNLKIEKIENMLKIKVVFDI
- the gyrA gene encoding DNA gyrase subunit A, translated to MEINRSIEEELKESYLSYSMSVIIGRAIPDVRDGLKPVQRRILYSMHELGLSHNKPFKKSARIVGEVIGKYHPHGDTAIYDTLVRLAQEWSMRYILVEGQGNFGSIDKDPPAAMRYTEARLAKISEELLEDIDKDTVDMMDNFDGSLKEPVVLPSKFPNLLANGSTGIAVGMTTNIPPHNLSELVDGFVALIKNPEISIEELINFIPGPDFPTGGEIIGKSGIREMYTTGRGSFTIRGIIQVEEEKKKKKIVVTEIPFNVNKSDLIKKIVEYAENSNLQIKDIRDESDKEGLRIVIEIPKNVNEDIIINNLYKHTQLQSTFHAQLLVIDKEKKPALMNLKKLMWAFVEHRFEVVRRRAQFFYKQYSKKAHILEGLIKASRSIDTIISVIRNSEDQESAIRELIEMFDFTETQAKAIVDLRLGRLTKLEISKLIKDYNELVEKMKIEKELIENDEKVYEKIIEELYYIKTQYGDKRKSKILDHEEREIKFDELELIPDKEVVISLTKKGYLKMMNLSTFRTQKRGGKGVTGSSLMNDDVIMEVIYTHLHGKTLFFTSKGKVYLLNNYQIEENSRTSRGKLVSKYLNLDKDEKILTMLSVDDFSGELFFVTKYGKVKRTALKEFENINARGLRAINFDGDDSLVSVQKIESEEQTILIATKNGMSIRFSISEVRTMGRSAMGVTGIKLSKDDEVVSSTLLSDEKNYILTVTRYGYGKLTEISQYRIQKRAGLGIKNISDVSKTGEIVSVSYVMGREDIMIFTKHGMSIKINISSLRPLSRVTKGVKLLNLSNGDEIADVAIIKGEDENV
- the metG gene encoding methionine--tRNA ligase, which gives rise to MKKFYLTTPIYYVNSEPHIGSAYTTIIGDIIARYKRLMGYEVFYLTGTDEHGQKILQAAKKKGTEPQQLCDKLSEKFRQLWKDLNITNDYFIRTTDKKHMETVQFFVSKMLENGDIYKGTYKGWYCIPCETYWNEDEIKIENGKHICPTCNRELNFVEEENYFFRLSKYTEPLLKHFKENPDFVEPEFRKNEMLKILESGLKDLSITRTTFDWGIRMPNDPKHVIYVWVDALINYISAIGYGNDEETFKKWWPADLHLIGKEINRFHSLIWPAMLMSVGLPLPKKIFAHGWLTVNGQKISKSLGNAIDPREFVKKYGNDVIRYYLSRDIVFGKDGDFSEENLVQRLNSDLANDYGNLLHRTLAMVTKNFDSKIPVPQTPNESDKSLANEYFKTKEKYLSCMEQYKLTNALEAIWDYIRFVNKYFDENKPWILAKEGNKERLATVLYYTLEAYLKIATLLLPFMPDSSRKVFKRLGQDFEPQKFIDKWNTLVAGNKVIHDKPLFQKIDLKKFEKIAIKKDEKTEVKLDNLITIDDFKKIELRVAQIVEAEKVEKSEKLLKLIVDLGKHGKRQIVAGISKYYSPEELIGKKIIVVFNLKPAKLMGIESQGMLLAAKINNDLTVLTVDRDIEPGAKIS
- a CDS encoding ABC transporter substrate-binding protein: MKKLLVILGLLLVAFSFASSVIVVGTTDKIRTLDPANCYDYFSSNILQNVLAGPVDYEVGTANIKPWLFEKWDVSSDGLVYTFYIRKDAYFEDGTQIDANIFKFSFDRVMRLNGDPAFLLSDVVEKTEVVDKFTFKVHLKSKFSAFVSILGYTVAFPVNPKVTPEDRFSDIAPSASGPYRISEWIRDVRIVLEENPKYFGPKPKTKKIIIQFYENSQQLRLALETGEIDIAYRHLDPRDILDLQNVSGIKVYLGASPQIRYLVLNVKQKPFDNPLVRQAVALSVDRSAIVKDIFVDLAKPLYSMIPAGMWSHEDVFPKRDLQAAKEILKIAGYSEKNPLVIDLWYTPSHYGTTEADVAQVLKSSLEETGMIRVNIKYAEWSTYVEYFLNGTMGLFLLGWYPDYLDPDDYLWPFLSVSGAKSLGSFYENQIVEDLMVAGRAATNQESREMIYKLVQNYHAAEMPYIPLWQGSADCEAHDYIKGIILEPTQIFRYYLLERK